One Amaranthus tricolor cultivar Red isolate AtriRed21 chromosome 10, ASM2621246v1, whole genome shotgun sequence genomic window carries:
- the LOC130824895 gene encoding F-box/kelch-repeat protein At3g06240-like, with protein MDFLPMELITSVLTFLPPKSVCRFKCVSKTWNSLICSTDFVRLHLTQSLSSKNRFLVINSLTHGLRSLHFKSDNQFEAKFLNLKQIPPFSSINNIVRIFGSSNGLIALSCEYPDDSLFVDIVLFNPSINSYFTVPHYDPPKSLITMCSGFSFGYDNLNDDYKIVKMTDYLPHNSVWLREVNVYNLRDNCWKTVHAESMNHMRLQLFYGYALIDNIIYYIFNAHLENNPLLRGFDLASYKWSDIALPDFEGHEMKCTDIAGLGVLDDCLCVVSSVLPEKEGAYVWVMKEYGVWSKLFDVNDAINVGALIGAPISCSNGGDELILKRRDEDGLHCYNIRSKVIKPVTVICNRCYIRDVFLCVESLISADNVIEVGNEDADNCDL; from the coding sequence ATGGATTTTCTTCCAATGGAATTAATAACCTCCGTTCTTACCTTCCTGCCTCCAAAATCAGTCTGCCGCTTCAAATGCGTTTCAAAAACATGGAATTCTCTCATTTGTAGTACTGATTTTGTTAGGCTTCACCTCACTCAATCTCTATCCTCCAAGAATCGTTTTCTTGTGATCAATTCTTTGACCCACGGTCTCCGATCCTTGCATTTCAAATCAGACAATCAATTCGAAGCAAAATTTTTAAATCTGAAACAAATTCCACCTTTTTCTTCCATTAACAATATAGTTAGAATTTTTGGATCTTCCAATGGATTAATCGCCTTATCTTGTGAGTATCCTGATGATTCTTTATTTGTCGACATTGTTCTGTTCAACCCCTCTATTAATTCATATTTTACTGTGCCCCATTATGATCCACCTAAAAGTCTAATTACTATGTGTTCTGGGTTTAGTTTTGGGTACGATAATTTGAATGATGATTACAAAATTGTGAAAATGACTGATTATCTTCCGCATAATAGTGTATGGTTAAGGGAAGTTAATGTTTATAATTTGAGAGATAATTGCTGGAAGACAGTCCATGCTGAATCTATGAATCATATGCGTTTGCAATTATTTTACGGATATGCTCTCATCGACAATATAATTTACTACATATTCAATGCGCATCTGGAAAATAATCCCCTGTTACGAGGGTTTGATCTTGCATCCTATAAATGGAGCGACATTGCCTTACCAGATTTTGAGGGTCATGAAATGAAATGTACTGATATTGCTGGTTTAGGGGTATTGGATGATTGTTTATGCGTAGTGAGTTCAGTTTTGCCAGAAAAAGAGGGTGCTTATGTATGGGTGATGAAAGAATATGGTGTGTGGAGTAAATTGTTTGATGTGAATGACGCCATTAATGTTGGAGCTTTGATTGGAGCTCCGATTTCGTGCTCAAATGGAGGAGATGAACTGATTTTGAAGAGACGAGATGAAGATGGTCTTCATTGTTATAATATTAGGAGCAAAGTGATTAAACCTGTTACTGTGATTTGTAACAGGTGTTATATTCGTGATGTTTTTCTTTGTGTGGAAAGTCTTATTTCTGCTGACAACGTGATTGAAGTTGGAAATGAAGATGCAGATAATTGTGATTTGTAA
- the LOC130824896 gene encoding F-box protein CPR1-like has protein sequence MSSGFSFGYDNLNDDYKIVKMTDYLPHNSVWLREVNVYNLRDNCWKTVHVESMNHMRLQSFYRYALVDNIIYYIFNAHLFNNPLLRGFDLASYKWSDIALPDFEGHEMKCIDIAGLGVLDDCLCVVSSVLPEKEGAYVWVMKEYGVWSKFFDVNDAINVGALIGAPISCSNGGDELILKRRDEDGLHCYNIRSKVIKPVTVICNRCYIRDVFICLESLISADNMIGVGNEDADNCGL, from the coding sequence ATGAGTTCTGGGTTTAGTTTTGGGTACGATAATTTGAATGATGATTACAAAATTGTGAAAATGACTGATTATCTTCCGCATAATAGTGTATGGTTAAGGGAAGTTAATGTTTATAATTTGAGAGATAATTGCTGGAAGACAGTCCATGTTGAATCTATGAATCATATGCGTTTGCAATCATTTTACCGATATGCTCTCGTCGACAATATAATTTACTACATATTCAATGCGCATCTATTTAATAATCCCCTGTTACGAGGGTTTGATCTTGCGTCCTATAAATGGAGCGACATTGCCTTACCAGATTTTGAGGGTCATGAAATGAAATGTATTGATATTGCTGGTTTAGGGGTATTGGATGATTGTTTATGCGTAGTGAGTTCAGTTTTGCCAGAAAAAGAGGGTGCTTATGTATGGGTGATGAAAGAATATGGTGTGTGGAGTAAATTTTTTGATGTGAATGACGCCATTAATGTTGGAGCTTTGATTGGAGCTCCGATTTCGTGTTCAAATGGAGGAGATGAACTGATTTTGAAGAGACGAGATGAAGATGGTCTTCATTGTTATAATATTAGGAGCAAAGTGATTAAACCTGTTACTGTGATTTGTAACAGGTGTTATATTCGTGATGTTTTTATTTGCTTGGAAAGTCTTATTTCTGCTGACAATATGATTGGAGTTGGAAATGAAGATGCAGATAATTGTGGTTTGTAA